Within the Achromobacter spanius genome, the region CTGGTAGTGCGGCTGCAAGCGCCGCCCGCGCATATCGGCCAGCGCTTACGGCTGTTCGAGCGCCAGACCTCGGGGCGCGCCTTGCCATGGGCAGACTGACCCCCAAAGCCGGCCTCTCGCTTCACTCAGCCGCGCGGATCGATTCCAGCCGCTGCGCCAATGACGCGGTCGACAATTCGCCCACGCGCAGGTCCACCAAGCGGCCCTGGGCATCCAGAAACAGCGTAGCGGGCAGGCCGCGATTGCTGAATTTGCGCGATGCCTCGCCCGCCGGGTCGATCAGTACGTTCTGCAATCCGGGCGCGTGCTCGTCCAGGAATTTCGTCACGTCGCGCGGCGCTTCCGCCTGGTTCAGGAAAACAAAGTTGACGTCCGGATTGGCGGCCTGCGCGGCGGCAAACGCCGGCATTTCGCGGCGGCAGGGCGGACACCAGCTTGCCCACAGGTTGATCACGGTGGGCTTGCCCTGAAAAGCGGATAGCGCGGCGGGGGCGCCGTCCACGTTCTGTACCGCCAAGGCAGCCAATTCGGGCTGCGGCTGCGGCGAGGCCGCCAGCCAGCGTCCGCCGCCCAGCCATGCCACGCTGGCCAGCGCCAAGGCGCCCAACAAGGCCACGCGCGGCGCGCGGTGCCGGATCACGGCGGCAATCGCATAGACCCAGGCGGCGGCCAGCCCGGCCAGGCCAACCCAGCCGCCGTCGCGCAGGTCCAGCATCTTGATCGGGTCGGGCAGGTAGTGGTCGCGATACTGCCAGACGAAGGCGATGCGCGCGGCCAGCAA harbors:
- a CDS encoding TlpA family protein disulfide reductase is translated as MSPAIRIGPLVFPTELAILIAAALVGLLAARLFNRQREDAARLSTVLWRTLVIGLLAARIAFVWQYRDHYLPDPIKMLDLRDGGWVGLAGLAAAWVYAIAAVIRHRAPRVALLGALALASVAWLGGGRWLAASPQPQPELAALAVQNVDGAPAALSAFQGKPTVINLWASWCPPCRREMPAFAAAQAANPDVNFVFLNQAEAPRDVTKFLDEHAPGLQNVLIDPAGEASRKFSNRGLPATLFLDAQGRLVDLRVGELSTASLAQRLESIRAAE